From one Triticum urartu cultivar G1812 chromosome 3, Tu2.1, whole genome shotgun sequence genomic stretch:
- the LOC125543234 gene encoding B-box zinc finger protein 22-like yields the protein MKVLCSACEAAEARVVCCADEAALCARCDRDVHAANRLAGKHHRLPLLSAASNPPAVSAPNCDICQEGHAYFFCVEDRALLCRSCDVAVHTANAFVSAHRRFLLTGVQVGLEPDEQEESVPEPEPEPQPPNNASSAPLPPPMCHRKRSPTPLYSDGDIDWAAGSDVGITGNLPDWSVIDEQFGSATPAMRPAEPEVIKAPPKKSPRVAVTAASAALFGGSMPDWPLDEFFGFTEFNSGFGFAENGTSKADSGKLSSPNRRSLSSSSSGNAAQNAQDFFGQVPEVQWSRSTMPELPSPPTASGLHWQGDPRYGSAADSAAVFVPDICSPENPFRCFAAGADLKRRRRC from the exons ATGAAGGTCCTCTGCTCCGCGTGCGAGGCGGCCGAGGCGCGCGTGGTCTGCTGCGCCGACGAGGCCGCCCTCTGCGCGCGCTGCGACCGCGACGTGCACGCCGCCAACCGCCTCGCCGGCAAGCACCACCGCCTACCCCTCCTCTCCGCCGCATCCAACCCGCCCGCCGTGTCCGCGCCGAACTGCGACATATGCCAG GAGGGCCACGCCTACTTCTTCTGCGTGGAGGACCGCGCGCTGCTCTGCCGGAGCTGCGACGTCGCCGTGCACACCGCCAACGCCTTCGTCTCCGCGCACCGGAGGTTCCTCCTCACAGGCGTCCAGGTCGGCCTCGAGCCCGACGAACAAGAAGAATCAGTTCCGGAGCCGGAGCCGGAGCCGCAACCGCCCAACAACGCCTCGTCGGCTCCCCTGCCACCGCCGATGTGCCACCGGAAGAGGAGCCCAACGCCGCTCTACAGCGACGGAGACATCGACTGGGCGGCCGGCTCGGACGTCGGCATCACCGGGAACTTGCCCGACTGGTCTGTCATCGATGAGCAGTTCGGCAGCGCTACCCCGGCGATGAGGCCCGCGGAGCCGGAGGTAATCAAAGCCCCTCCGAAGAAGAGCCCCCGGGTGGCCGTCACGGCGGCGAGCGCAGCACTTTTTGGCGGGAGCATGCCGGACTGGCCGCTGGACGAGTTCTTCGGGTTCACCGAGTTCAACTCGGGCTTCGGATTCGCCGAAAATGGCACGTCCAAG GCCGACAGCGGGAAGCTCAGCTCGCCGAACCGCCGATCGttgtcgtcctcctcctccggcaacgCCGCCCAGAACGCGCAAGATTTCTTCGGCCAGGTGCCGGAGGTCCAGTGGTCGAGGTCGACCATGCCGGAGCTCCCCTCCCCGCCCACGGCCTCAGGCCTCCACTGGCAGGGAGACCCGCGTTACGGCTCTGCCGCCGATAGCGCGGCCGTGTTCGTGCCGGACATCTGCTCCCCG